Proteins from one Rosa chinensis cultivar Old Blush chromosome 7, RchiOBHm-V2, whole genome shotgun sequence genomic window:
- the LOC112176742 gene encoding calvin cycle protein CP12-2, chloroplastic: MATSVAGVSLSTPRVFARAAETPKVIKPAGLSFGYSAGRVGSGRMSMIRPVAAAPDKLSEKVQESIKEAEQACSEDPASGECVAAWDEVEELSAAASHKRDSEKNKDPLETYCSDNPETDECRTYDN, translated from the coding sequence ATGGCAACAAGTGTAGCAGGAGTGAGCCTCTCGACCCCAAGAGTCTTTGCCAGGGCGGCAGAGACACCCAAGGTTATTAAGCCAGCTGGCCTGAGCTTCGGCTACTCGGCTGGGCGGGTGGGTTCGGGGCGGATGAGCATGATCCGACCGGTGGCAGCTGCCCCGGATAAACTATCGGAGAAGGTGCAGGAGAGCATCAAGGAGGCGGAGCAGGCGTGCTCGGAGGACCCGGCGAGCGGGGAGTGCGTGGCGGCGTGGGACGAGGTTGAGGAGCTGAGCGCGGCGGCCAGCCACAAGCGCGACAGCGAAAAGAACAAGGACCCCTTGGAGACTTACTGCAGCGACAACCCCGAAACCGACGAGTGCCGTACTTACGACAACTGA
- the LOC112176743 gene encoding bZIP transcription factor 53: protein MSSVQRQSSSGSDGSVVDDKKRKKMQSNRESARRSRMKKQKRVEELTVEISRLQISNGQIGQSIDAKDKAYSEVEAWNNVMRAQEKELTDRLRYLESIEQTFVEFSGVFDEDINNDMAEMQDSLLNPWQLPYSTQPITASSADMFLDWP, encoded by the coding sequence ATGTCGTCGGTTCAGCGCCAATCGAGCTCCGGCTCCGACGGATCTGTGGTGGATgacaagaagaggaagaagatgcagTCCAATCGCGAATCGGCGCGGCGATCGCGGATGAAGAAGCAGAAGCGTGTGGAGGAGCTGACGGTGGAGATCAGCCGGCTCCAGATCTCGAACGGCCAAATCGGGCAGAGCATCGACGCCAAGGACAAAGCCTACAGCGAGGTGGAGGCCTGGAACAATGTCATGAGGGCTCAGGAGAAGGAGCTGACTGATCGACTTCGCTACTTGGAGTCGATTGAACAGACTTTTGTGGAGTTCAGCGGCGTCTTTGATGAGGACATCAACAACGACATGGCCGAGATGCAGGACTCTCTGCTCAATCCGTGGCAGCTTCCCTACTCCACTCAGCCGATCACCGCTTCTTCTGCTGATATGTTTCTCGATTGGCCTTAG
- the LOC112176741 gene encoding zinc finger MYM-type protein 1-like isoform X1 — protein sequence MIIWYELLHAINNVSKVLQTEDMHVDTAIKELERLLSFLQKFRETGFEESLIEAKEIASEMGIEPVFMEKRTIHKKRQFGESSSEAVTQLAAESFKVNYFLYIVDQAISSFKTRFEQFKTFEENFGLLFDLDKLRSADRDSLKSFCANLTNLLKHGEISDLNEDDLYHDLRMLSEDLPNETKRAIDVLNYIKEVDGCYPNAWIAYRILLTIPVTVASAERSFSKLKLIKSYLRSTMSQERLSGLAMISIEKDIVGKLDYVNLISTFASKNARRVIFQ from the exons ATGATTATATGGTATGAATTGTTACATGCTATTAACAATGTCAGCAAAGTTCTGCAAACTGAAGATATGCATGTTGATACTGCCATCAAAGAATTGGAACgtcttctttcatttcttcaaaAGTTTAGAGAAACTGGATTTGAGGAGTCCTTGATTGAAGCTAAAGAGATTGCAAGTGAGATGGGGATTGAACCGGTATTCATGGAAAAACGGACAATTCACAAAAAGAGACAATTTGGTGAAAGCTCTAGCGAAGCGGTGACACAATTAGCTGCAGAATCCTTTAAAGTCAATTATTTTCTCTACATAGTTGATCAAGCTATTTCCTCATTCAAAACCAG GTTTGAGCAATTTAAGACTTTTGAAGAGAATTTTgggcttttgtttgatttggacaaGTTAAGGTCTGCAGATAGAGATAGTTTGAAGAGTTTTTGTGCTAACCTAACAAATTTATTGAAGCATGGCGAGATTTCTGATCTTAATGAAGATGATCTATATCATGATTTACGAATGTTGAGTGAAGATTTAcccaatgaaacaaaaagagcTATTGATGTGTTGAATTACATAAAAGAAGTTGATGGCTGTTATCCAAATGCTTGGATTGCTTATAGGATTTTGCTAACTATACCAGTCACAGTTGCCTCTGCAGAAAGAAGTTTTTCaaagttgaaattgatcaaatcttaCCTTCGGTCTACTATGTCACAAGAGAGATTGAGTGGTTTGGCTATGATATCTATTGAAAAAGATATTGTTGGAAAACTTGATTATGTAAATTTGATTAGTACCTTTGCATCTAAAAATGCAAGACGAGTCATATTTCAATGA
- the LOC112176741 gene encoding zinc finger MYM-type protein 1-like isoform X2: protein MHVDTAIKELERLLSFLQKFRETGFEESLIEAKEIASEMGIEPVFMEKRTIHKKRQFGESSSEAVTQLAAESFKVNYFLYIVDQAISSFKTRFEQFKTFEENFGLLFDLDKLRSADRDSLKSFCANLTNLLKHGEISDLNEDDLYHDLRMLSEDLPNETKRAIDVLNYIKEVDGCYPNAWIAYRILLTIPVTVASAERSFSKLKLIKSYLRSTMSQERLSGLAMISIEKDIVGKLDYVNLISTFASKNARRVIFQ from the exons ATGCATGTTGATACTGCCATCAAAGAATTGGAACgtcttctttcatttcttcaaaAGTTTAGAGAAACTGGATTTGAGGAGTCCTTGATTGAAGCTAAAGAGATTGCAAGTGAGATGGGGATTGAACCGGTATTCATGGAAAAACGGACAATTCACAAAAAGAGACAATTTGGTGAAAGCTCTAGCGAAGCGGTGACACAATTAGCTGCAGAATCCTTTAAAGTCAATTATTTTCTCTACATAGTTGATCAAGCTATTTCCTCATTCAAAACCAG GTTTGAGCAATTTAAGACTTTTGAAGAGAATTTTgggcttttgtttgatttggacaaGTTAAGGTCTGCAGATAGAGATAGTTTGAAGAGTTTTTGTGCTAACCTAACAAATTTATTGAAGCATGGCGAGATTTCTGATCTTAATGAAGATGATCTATATCATGATTTACGAATGTTGAGTGAAGATTTAcccaatgaaacaaaaagagcTATTGATGTGTTGAATTACATAAAAGAAGTTGATGGCTGTTATCCAAATGCTTGGATTGCTTATAGGATTTTGCTAACTATACCAGTCACAGTTGCCTCTGCAGAAAGAAGTTTTTCaaagttgaaattgatcaaatcttaCCTTCGGTCTACTATGTCACAAGAGAGATTGAGTGGTTTGGCTATGATATCTATTGAAAAAGATATTGTTGGAAAACTTGATTATGTAAATTTGATTAGTACCTTTGCATCTAAAAATGCAAGACGAGTCATATTTCAATGA
- the LOC112178642 gene encoding vacuolar protein sorting-associated protein 51 homolog isoform X1: MEVEGVPLDDKAKRMRDLLSSFYSPDPSMSSPNSNSSSKYITLDAINTTSFDPDQYMNLLVHKSNLEGLLQRHVEMAAEIKNLDTDLQMLVYENYNKFISATDTIKQMKSNIVGMEANMEQLLDKIMSVQSRSDGVNTSLFEKREHIEKLHRTRNLLRKLQFIYDLPARLAKCIKSEAYADAVKFYTGAMPIFKAYGDSSFQDCKRASEEAVAIIIKNLQGKLFSDSESIQARAEAAVLLKQLDFPVNSLKVKLLEKLEQSVADLQLNIEEVGNASVDSNHPSTDPAPATAHDASVREFAEAIRAYRVIFPDSDNQLTRLAQDLVSRHFGTTEQYIKKQVWSADLLGVLRIIWKDVLLLEDVLHEAALTNYSFEAAQISVKFYIANKFTHLQSEISDALKKVQIKQKNSGEDYSLQVALEGGKKAVLQGSMNVLLDFRQLLDDDLGLLVKLRDFIIDWVQEGFQEFFRALDGHFLLLSGRHSSASQDQGLTEGKLDDKVLAGLVLVLAQISLFIEQNAIPRITEEIGASFSDGGVRRYENGPAFVPGEICRIFRSASEKFLHLYIKMTTQRISVLQKRKFTATTWVKHKEPREVSMFVDLFLHELEGIGREVKQILPEGLRRHRRADSTGSTASSRSNPLREEKLSRSNTQRARSQLLETHLAKLFKQKIEIFTKVEFTQGSVLTTVVKLGLKSLQEFVRLQTFSRSGFQQVQLDIQFLRTPLKEMAEDEAAIDFLLDEVVVATAERCLDPTPLEPPILDRLMLAKLVKTREQNLLSP, translated from the exons ATGGAGGTGGAAGGTGTGCCTCTGGACGACAAGGCAAAGAGAATGAGGGATCTGCTATCGAGCTTCTACTCTCCAGATCCTTCAATGTCGTCCCCAAACTCCAATTCATCTTCCAAGTACATCACTCTCGACGCCATCAACACCACCTCCTTCGATCCCGATCAGTACATGAATCTTCTC GTACATAAGTCAAACTTGGAAGGGCTTCTACAGAGACATGTTGAAATGGCTGCTGAGATAAAGAATCTTGACACTGACTTACAAATGTTAGTTTATGAGAACTACAACAAGTTTATCAGCGCAACAGATACAATTAAACA GATGAAAAGTAATATCGTGGGCATGGAGGCAAACATGGAACAGCTGCTTGATAAG ATAATGTCCGTGCAATCTAGGAGTGATGGGGTCAACACTTCTCTTTTTGAAAAGAGAGAACACATAGAGAAATTGCATCGTACGCGGAATCTTCTTCGTAAGCTTCAG TTCATATACGATCTACCTGCTAGACTTGCAAAGTGTATCAAATCAGAAGCATATGCTGATGCAGTCAAATTCTATACTGGTGCAATGCCAATTTTTAAA GCATATGGAGACTCCTCGTTTCAGGATTGTAAGCGAGCATCTGAAGAAGCTGTGGCCATAATTATAAAGAATTTGCAG GGAAAGCTTTTCTCAGATTCTGAGTCCATCCAAGCAAGAGCTGAGGCTGCTGTGCTTCTTAAGCAATTGGATTTCCCA GTCAATAGCTTAAAGGTGAAACTCCTTGAGAAATTGGAACAATCTGTTGCCGACCTGCAGCTTAACATTGAAGAGGTTGGTAATGCTTCAGTGGATTCAAATCATCCTTCTACTGATCCAGCTCCTGCTACTGCTCATGAT GCTTCTGTTCGTGAGTTTGCGGAGGCTATTCGTGCTTATCGGGTGATATTTCCTGATTCGGATAACCAATTAACCAGACTTGCACAAGACTTGGTATCCAG GCACTTTGGAACCACTGAGCAGTACATAAAGAAACAAGTTTGGTCGGCAGATCTACTAGGTGTCCTTC GAATTATATGGAAAGATGTACTTCTATTGGAAGATGTGCTACATGAGGCTGCTCTAACCAATTATTCTTTTGAG GCTGCCCAAATTTCTGTCAAATTCTACATTGCCAACAAATTTACTCATCTCCAAAGCGAGATATCAG ATGCCCTCAAAAAGGTCCAAATTAAACAAAAGAATAGCGGAGAAGATTATTCCTTGCAAGTTGCCCTCGAGGGCGGAAAAAAGGCAGTTCTCCAAGGCAGCATGAATGTCTTACTG GACTTCCGCCAACTTTTGGACGATGATTTGGGCCTACTAGTTAAACTGAGAGACTTTATTATTGATTGGGTCCAAGAAGGGTTTCAGGAATTCTTCAGGGCACTTGATGGTCACTTCCTCTTGCTATCAGGCAGGCATAGTTCAGCCAGTCAAGATCAGGGTTTGACAGAGGGAAAACTAGATGACAAAGTTCTGGCAGGGCTTGTCCTTGTGCTCGCCCAAATTTCGCTTTTCATAGAACAAAATGCTATCCCAAGAATCACCGAG GAAATAGGTGCGTCCTTTTCTGATGGTGGTGTCAGACGCTATGAAAATGGGCCTGCCTTTGTTCCTGGAGAAATCTGTAGGATTTTCCGGTCAGCTAGTGAAAAGTTTCTGCACCTT TACATAAAAATGACAACCCAAAGGATATCAGTTCTCCAAAAGAGAAAGTTTACAGCAACAACTTGGGTCAAG CACAAGGAACCGCGAGAAGTTAGCATGTTTGTTGATTTATTTCTTCACGAA TTGGAAGGAATAGGGAGAGAGGTTAAGCAGATTTTACCTGAAGGCCTCCGAAGACATCGTAGGGCTGACAGCACTGGGAGTACTGCCTCATCACGGAGTAATCCATTACGTGAGGAGAAATTGAGTCGGTCAAATACCCAAAGGGCAAGGAGCCAGCTATTGGAAACCCATCTAGCAAAATTGTTCAagcaaaaaattgaaatttttacgAAAGTGGAATTTACACAG GGGTCAGTTTTAACAACTGTGGTAAAACTTGGGCTAAAAAGCTTGCAAGAATTTGTCAGACTCCAAACTTTTAGTCGAAGTGGATTCCAGCAAGTTCAGTTGGACATTCAGTTTTTGAGGACTCCTTTAAAGGAAATGGCAGAAGATGAAGCTGCCATTGACTTTTTGCTAGATGAG GTGGTTGTTGCTACTGCGGAGCGTTGTCTTGACCCAACTCCATTAGAGCCCCCCATCTTGGACAGACTTATGCTAGCAAAGTTGGTAAAAACCAGGGAACAGAATCTACTTTCTCCATGA
- the LOC112178642 gene encoding vacuolar protein sorting-associated protein 51 homolog isoform X2, with translation MNLLVHKSNLEGLLQRHVEMAAEIKNLDTDLQMLVYENYNKFISATDTIKQMKSNIVGMEANMEQLLDKIMSVQSRSDGVNTSLFEKREHIEKLHRTRNLLRKLQFIYDLPARLAKCIKSEAYADAVKFYTGAMPIFKAYGDSSFQDCKRASEEAVAIIIKNLQGKLFSDSESIQARAEAAVLLKQLDFPVNSLKVKLLEKLEQSVADLQLNIEEVGNASVDSNHPSTDPAPATAHDASVREFAEAIRAYRVIFPDSDNQLTRLAQDLVSRHFGTTEQYIKKQVWSADLLGVLRIIWKDVLLLEDVLHEAALTNYSFEAAQISVKFYIANKFTHLQSEISDALKKVQIKQKNSGEDYSLQVALEGGKKAVLQGSMNVLLDFRQLLDDDLGLLVKLRDFIIDWVQEGFQEFFRALDGHFLLLSGRHSSASQDQGLTEGKLDDKVLAGLVLVLAQISLFIEQNAIPRITEEIGASFSDGGVRRYENGPAFVPGEICRIFRSASEKFLHLYIKMTTQRISVLQKRKFTATTWVKHKEPREVSMFVDLFLHELEGIGREVKQILPEGLRRHRRADSTGSTASSRSNPLREEKLSRSNTQRARSQLLETHLAKLFKQKIEIFTKVEFTQGSVLTTVVKLGLKSLQEFVRLQTFSRSGFQQVQLDIQFLRTPLKEMAEDEAAIDFLLDEVVVATAERCLDPTPLEPPILDRLMLAKLVKTREQNLLSP, from the exons ATGAATCTTCTC GTACATAAGTCAAACTTGGAAGGGCTTCTACAGAGACATGTTGAAATGGCTGCTGAGATAAAGAATCTTGACACTGACTTACAAATGTTAGTTTATGAGAACTACAACAAGTTTATCAGCGCAACAGATACAATTAAACA GATGAAAAGTAATATCGTGGGCATGGAGGCAAACATGGAACAGCTGCTTGATAAG ATAATGTCCGTGCAATCTAGGAGTGATGGGGTCAACACTTCTCTTTTTGAAAAGAGAGAACACATAGAGAAATTGCATCGTACGCGGAATCTTCTTCGTAAGCTTCAG TTCATATACGATCTACCTGCTAGACTTGCAAAGTGTATCAAATCAGAAGCATATGCTGATGCAGTCAAATTCTATACTGGTGCAATGCCAATTTTTAAA GCATATGGAGACTCCTCGTTTCAGGATTGTAAGCGAGCATCTGAAGAAGCTGTGGCCATAATTATAAAGAATTTGCAG GGAAAGCTTTTCTCAGATTCTGAGTCCATCCAAGCAAGAGCTGAGGCTGCTGTGCTTCTTAAGCAATTGGATTTCCCA GTCAATAGCTTAAAGGTGAAACTCCTTGAGAAATTGGAACAATCTGTTGCCGACCTGCAGCTTAACATTGAAGAGGTTGGTAATGCTTCAGTGGATTCAAATCATCCTTCTACTGATCCAGCTCCTGCTACTGCTCATGAT GCTTCTGTTCGTGAGTTTGCGGAGGCTATTCGTGCTTATCGGGTGATATTTCCTGATTCGGATAACCAATTAACCAGACTTGCACAAGACTTGGTATCCAG GCACTTTGGAACCACTGAGCAGTACATAAAGAAACAAGTTTGGTCGGCAGATCTACTAGGTGTCCTTC GAATTATATGGAAAGATGTACTTCTATTGGAAGATGTGCTACATGAGGCTGCTCTAACCAATTATTCTTTTGAG GCTGCCCAAATTTCTGTCAAATTCTACATTGCCAACAAATTTACTCATCTCCAAAGCGAGATATCAG ATGCCCTCAAAAAGGTCCAAATTAAACAAAAGAATAGCGGAGAAGATTATTCCTTGCAAGTTGCCCTCGAGGGCGGAAAAAAGGCAGTTCTCCAAGGCAGCATGAATGTCTTACTG GACTTCCGCCAACTTTTGGACGATGATTTGGGCCTACTAGTTAAACTGAGAGACTTTATTATTGATTGGGTCCAAGAAGGGTTTCAGGAATTCTTCAGGGCACTTGATGGTCACTTCCTCTTGCTATCAGGCAGGCATAGTTCAGCCAGTCAAGATCAGGGTTTGACAGAGGGAAAACTAGATGACAAAGTTCTGGCAGGGCTTGTCCTTGTGCTCGCCCAAATTTCGCTTTTCATAGAACAAAATGCTATCCCAAGAATCACCGAG GAAATAGGTGCGTCCTTTTCTGATGGTGGTGTCAGACGCTATGAAAATGGGCCTGCCTTTGTTCCTGGAGAAATCTGTAGGATTTTCCGGTCAGCTAGTGAAAAGTTTCTGCACCTT TACATAAAAATGACAACCCAAAGGATATCAGTTCTCCAAAAGAGAAAGTTTACAGCAACAACTTGGGTCAAG CACAAGGAACCGCGAGAAGTTAGCATGTTTGTTGATTTATTTCTTCACGAA TTGGAAGGAATAGGGAGAGAGGTTAAGCAGATTTTACCTGAAGGCCTCCGAAGACATCGTAGGGCTGACAGCACTGGGAGTACTGCCTCATCACGGAGTAATCCATTACGTGAGGAGAAATTGAGTCGGTCAAATACCCAAAGGGCAAGGAGCCAGCTATTGGAAACCCATCTAGCAAAATTGTTCAagcaaaaaattgaaatttttacgAAAGTGGAATTTACACAG GGGTCAGTTTTAACAACTGTGGTAAAACTTGGGCTAAAAAGCTTGCAAGAATTTGTCAGACTCCAAACTTTTAGTCGAAGTGGATTCCAGCAAGTTCAGTTGGACATTCAGTTTTTGAGGACTCCTTTAAAGGAAATGGCAGAAGATGAAGCTGCCATTGACTTTTTGCTAGATGAG GTGGTTGTTGCTACTGCGGAGCGTTGTCTTGACCCAACTCCATTAGAGCCCCCCATCTTGGACAGACTTATGCTAGCAAAGTTGGTAAAAACCAGGGAACAGAATCTACTTTCTCCATGA
- the LOC121050833 gene encoding topless-related protein 4-like: MVWSLDGWERQAAKFLNNSRTRLSKPLAQTHGKFQKDQIHILVTHYSQLAYLKHQSCSALSRMVYPAAVVAHPSEPNQFAIGLSDGGVVVLEPLESTEQWGSMPLVESAGPSTSPSSHCD, encoded by the exons ATGGTGTGGAGCCTGGATGGATGGGAAAGGCAGGCTGCCAAGTTCTTGAATAACAGCAGGACCCGTTTGTCTAAACCTCTTGCTCAGACCCACGGTAAATTTCAGAAAGATCAAATACACATTCTGGTTACACACTACAGCCAGTTAGCATATTTGAAGCATCAAAGTTGCAGTGCCTTAAGCAG AATGGTATACCCAGCTGCAGTTGTAGCTCATCCATCTGAACCTAATCAGTTCGCCATTGGACTTAGTGATGGTGGAGTTGTGGTTCTTGAGCCTCTAGAGTCAACGGAGCAATGGGGATCTATGCCTCTAGTCGAGAGTGCAGGGCCTAGCACTAGCCCTAGTAGCCACTGTGATTGA